One Coffea arabica cultivar ET-39 chromosome 5c, Coffea Arabica ET-39 HiFi, whole genome shotgun sequence DNA window includes the following coding sequences:
- the LOC113689761 gene encoding putative late blight resistance protein homolog R1A-3 encodes MASSSITCISSALDDLQSLLNIFHYPEFLLSVKNWLTFLRTFILCATKWGKDYVHLASDDKEEVDNHHASLEALIVRIEDAISKRAQELHSIYLSSSENPSYNQAFKIVDCIEGSDMVSLRPEIYRWYFFFSDCSSKLSSNLIVRKDDIMEFMDSLLESLEDFHEWGFADGLIKALEEKLEFLKNYIRFVTLHDVEDTQLGPLLTHVKAVAIKAARLSYQCKFVKKSELQDETDKSILELLLKIIPVEPQVHETCVQALIASKLSRKSLGDTDEQILRDFVDSLLCNLADILKSGLAILSPSLNAIKDGVLLSQDMELLSSDLLKKIQLIETTVAQRCPEPSLFDYPKTNGLGFIDFLLENLMELTSTEAGSITFMNHPIQAVQEELVCLRSLLGRIVELRSEDEELQAIRDCAIEVAYKIEFLVDSLMVGDDLDSSSMSFHSIVEEIKIIKAKALQICDNDRLHGKVKKVSKRLFQMPTQLNKPIINDVVVGLEYEAASIINRLTRGSLQLQIVSIVGMPGLGKTTLARKVYNSSSVMSYFYKRAWCTVSQVYHKRNLLLEILSCIESKLPGNVFEISEEVLAHEVKRRLLRNKYLIVLDDVWDIEAFNGLEASFPDNGNGSRVILTSRRQDVAPQDKLDQEPHSLRQLTPDESWDLLKAKLYPGQDLAPPELCEIRQKVVEMCQGLPLTVVILAGILSSMDRHDWKEVVEGLSSRNVSSTEQCTATLELSYKHLPDNLKACFLYFGAFPEDYEHNTKRLISLWVAEGFVQKTQLKRSEDVANDYLMELISRSLVIVSKPRSIDGVKACRIHDLLYEFCVTKAKGEKLLQLVRRYDELSAFTMPCYLRRLCIDSKPEHFDNLRLFSSAIRCLLLFHHGGVDRERSFDLRFIFSIIKLVKVLDLSQIQLRPTFPRELELLVHLRYLAILGDGSPIPASICNLSNLETLIWENFSFHSSVSLPDTIWNLKKLRHLQLKDKMSKNYHFRFPDDNLDNSSQLCDLDILSCLSLNPRKNINKLLRKFPNIRKLRSSLYLNHGYEYHVAIECLSQLESLDLSCVVYGGDRYQLDIQFPLIIKKLTLSYFRLPWSKMSAIGNLPNLEVLKLLGRSFEGEIWEMEVEKFPKVKFLKLDSLDIVKWTASEYEDQDYFPRLQKLVLESCDALQEIPSCLGNSSTLEIIEVSKCPNCTSSLEEIQEEQRSNGYTDLMILIS; translated from the exons ATGGCCTCCAGTAGTATTACTTGCATTTCTTCCGCCTTGGATGATTTGCAATCGCTCTTGAATATTTTTCATTATCCGGAGTTTTTGCTTAGCGTGAAAAACTGGCTAACATTTCTGAGAACATTTATTTTGTGTGCGACAAAGTGGGGCAAAGATTATGTGCATTTAGCATCTGACGACAAAGAGGAGGTAGATAATCATCATGCAAGTCTAGAAGCTCTGATAGTTCGGATTGAAGACGCCATTTCCAAAAGGGCACAGGAGCTTCACTCCATTTATCTTTCTAGTTCGGAGAATCCATCATATAATCAGGCTTTCAAGATTGTCGATTGTATAGAAGGATCAGACATGGTATCTTTGAGGCCAGAAATTTACAGATGGTACTTCTTCTTCTCAGATTGCTCATCAAAGCTTTCTAGTAATTTGATTGTCAGAAAAGATGACATTATGGAATTCATGGATTCTCTTCTGGAGAGTCTAGAGGATTTTCATGAGTGGGGATTTGCGGATGGTCTCATCAAAGCCCTCGAAGAGAAGCTAGAGTTCCTGAAAAACTACATCCGTTTTGTCACACTACATGACGTTGAAGACACACAATTGGGACCTTTATTGACTCACGTTAAAGCTGTGGCTATCAAAGCAGCGCGCCTCTCTTATCAGTGCAAGTTCGTGAAGAAATCCGAATTGCAGGATGAAACTGACAAAAGTATTTTGGAACTGCTGCTGAAGATTATTCCTGTAGAGCCCCAAGTCCATGAGACTTGTGTCCAGGCTCTGATTGCTTCCAAGTTATCAAGAAAATCACTTGGGGACACAGATGAGCAAATATTGAGAGATTTTGTTGATTCTCTCCTGTGTAATCTTGCGGACATACTAAAATCTG GACTTGCtattctctctccctctctaaaTGCAATCAAAGATGGTGTATTATTATCCCAGGATATGGAACTTTTGTCTTCtgatttgttgaaaaagattcaGCTTATCGAGACAACGGTTGCACAGAGATGTCCAGAACCATCATTGTTCGACTATCCTAAGACCAACGGATTGGGCTTTATTGATTTCCTTCTAGAAAATCTGATGGAACTGACAAGTACTGAGGCTGGCTCGATTACTTTCATGAATCATCCAATTCAAGCAGTCCAGGAAGAACTTGTTTGTTTACGCTCTTTGCTGGGGAGAATTGTGGAGTTGCGCAGTGAAGATGAGGAGCTCCAAGCAATTCGGGATTGTGCTATAGAGGTGGCATACAAGATAGAGTTTCTTGTTGATTCCTTAATGGTTGGGGATGATCTAGATTCTTCTTCAATGTCGTTTCATTCCATTGTAGAAGAAATTaagatcattaaggctaaggctTTGCAGATTTGTGATAATGATAGACTTCATGGCAAAGTTAAGAAAGTAAGCAAGAGGCTCTTTCAAATGCCAACACAGTTAAATAAGCCAATAATCAATGATGTGGTGGTGGGATTGGAGTATGAGGCTGCATCGATAATTAATCGACTCACAAGAGGATCACTCCAACTGCAAATTGTTTCCATTGTGGGTATGCCAGGACTAGGTAAGACAACTTTAGCTAGAAAAGTTTACAATAGTTCGTCAGTTATGTCCTATTTTTATAAGCGTGCTTGGTGTACTGTTTCTCAAGTGTATCACAAGAGAAATCTGttacttgaaattttgagttgtaTTGAATCCAAGCTTCCTGGCAATGTTTTTGAGATTAGTGAAGAAGTTCTGGCTCATGAAGTCAAAAGACGTTTGTTAAGGAACAAATACCTCATTGTTTTGGATGATGTATGGGACATTGAAGCATTCAATGGATTAGAAGCCTCATTCCCTGACAATGGAAATGGAAGTAGAGTTATCTTGACGAGTCGACGTCAAGATGTTGCTCCCCAAGATAAACTTGACCAAGAACCTCATTCTCTTCGTCAACTCACACCTGATGAGAGCTGGGATTTGCTAAAAGCAAAGTTATATCCTGGACAAGATTTGGCTCCTCCAGAACTATGTGAAATTAGACAGAAAGTCGTGGAAATGTGTCAAGGACTACCTCTTACGGTTGTCATCCTTGCTGGAATTCTCTCAAGCATGGACCGACATGATTGGAAAGAAGTTGTGGAAGGCTTAAGTTCAAGGAATGTTTCTAGCACAGAACAATGTACCGCTACATTAGAGCTGAGTTACAAACATTTACCAGATAATTTGAAGgcatgttttctttattttggagcCTTTCCAGAAGACTATGAACACAATACCAAGAGGTTGATTTCCCTATGGGTCGCTGAAGGATTTGTTCAAAAAACTCAGCTCAAGAGATCAGAGGATGTGGCAAATGATTACCTGATGGAACTTATTAGCAGAAGCTTAGTCATAGTTTCCAAACCAAGATCCATTGATGGGGTCAAAGCTTGTCGCATTCACGATTTATTATATGAGTTTTGTGTGACAAAAGCCAAAGGAGAAAAGCTTTTGCAGCTGGTACGCAGGTACGATGAACTATCTGCTTTCACCATGCCATGCTACCTACGCCGCTTATGCATTGATTCTAAGCCTGAGCACTTTGACAACTTGAGGTTATTTTCTTCCGCAATACGCTGTCTATTATTATTCCATCATGGTGGTGTAGACCGTGAAAGAAGTTTTGACCTGCGATTCATTTTTAGCATCATCAAACTTGTCAAAGTGTTAGATTTGAGCCAAATTCAACTAAGACCCACTTTTCCAAGAGAATTGGAACTGCTTGTTCATTTGCGGTACTTGGCAATTCTAGGTGATGGCAGTCCCATCCCAGCATCAATATGCAATCTCTcgaatttggaaactttgatttGGGAAAATTTTTCGTTTCATTCTTCAGTTTCATTGCCAGATACTATATGGAACCTGAAGAAACTGAGGCATTTACAGCTAAAGGACAAGATGTCTAAGAATTATCATTTTAGATTCCCTGACGACAATCTTGACAACTCTTCACAATTGTGTGACTTAGATATCTTGTCCTGTCTAAGTCTCAATCCTCGGAAGAACATCAACAAGCTGTTGAGAAAGTTTCCAAATATCCGCAAGCTGAGAAGCTCTCTTTATCTCAATCATGGCTATGAATATCATGTCGCAATTGAGTGTCTAAGTCAATTGGAATCACTCGATTTGAGTTGCGTTGTTTACGGCGGTGACCGATATCAGTTAGATATCCAATTTCCTTTGATTATTAAAAAATTGACTCTGTCTTATTTTCGCTTGCCATGGAGCAAAATGTCAGCAATTGGAAATCTGCCCAATCTTGAGGTGCTCAAATTACTCGGCCGATCATTTGAGGGGGAAATATGGGAAATGGAAGTAGAAAAGTTCCCTAAAGTTAAGTTCCTGAAATTAGATTCCCTGGATATTGTGAAGTGGACAGCCTCTGAGTACGAGGACCAGGACTATTTTCCTCGTCTCCAGAAGCTAGTGTTGGAAAGCTGTGATGCATTGCAGGAGATCCCTTCTTGTTTGGGAAATAGTTCAACTCTCGAAATAATTGAGGTGTCAAAATGTCCCAACTGTACCAGTTCATTGGAGGAAATTCAGGAAGAGCAAAGAAGCAATGGATATACAGATCTGATGATCCTTATCTCATAA
- the LOC113689760 gene encoding putative late blight resistance protein homolog R1A-3, which produces MASTSVTCISSILDDLQALENDCQFFANGPPKYLKRMLSYLRTFLLCARKYSNHDVQLPFDNKKNQADNHKASLEALAVRIRDAIPKRGKKIRWDVVYDLEKDIKSFEQEICEWYVFFLGSSSQQSSNSLVRQDDLMEFMDSLVNYLPRSRPAYEVGLIKALEEKLAFLKNFIRFVTLHGVENTELRPLLVHTEAVAVNAAHLSYKCQFKKGFGPPKDIKESISELLQKIIPVEPQVLGTCIQALSASKLSRQSYGDTDEHILSDFHHSLLCNLWDKLKRGSCAVILRQLQMFYEGLNSLRTILKEKPKEFDEKVRDPTRVVNCYGGDVISPLSLNAIKDAIQAKDMDIVCSELLKIIKLIDAVITEKCPESSSFNFPKTNGLGFVDSLLEKMMDVTSSEAGSIALIDHPIQKVLEELDCLRSLLRKIVELHNEDEDVQAIWNRIVGVAYRIEFLIDSLITGNILDSSSMSIHSILEEMNIIKAAAWKICDSERLGGKVKEVTKRFNHMPQEGSKPIVNDVVVGFEDETASIINQLRNGSLQVKIVSIVGMPGCGKTTLARKVYNDSSVKSHFYERAWCTVSQIYDKRNLLLQILTCIESKLPEYVFKMGEEDLDDFKMGEEDLALKVKRRLLKNRYLIVLDDLWDIDAWNGLEASFPDDGNGSRVILTSRLRGVAPQDKLDHEPYSLRQLAPNESWDLLKGKLYPGQDLAPPELCEIRQQVVEMCQGLPLTVVILAGILSRLDRHDWKEAVEGLSSRNVSSTEQCTATLELSYKHLPDTLKACFLYFGAFPEDHEHNTKRLISLWVAEGFVQKTQLKRSEDVANDYLMELISRSLVTVSKPRSIDGVKACRIHDLLYEFCVTKAKEENFSRLVRRDDKLSDINVPFYLRRLCIDSKVEHFDNLRLFSPAIRSLLLFSHDEDRRSSFDLRFIFHIIKLAKVLDLSQINLGSTFPRELELLVHLRYLAILVNGRPVPASISYLTNLETLIWRNSSDHGSINLRTWIWRNPCVHGSVSLPDTIWNLKKLRHLELIDEADKNYHVRFPDNNLDNSSQLCDLDILSCLSLNPRKNINKLLRKFPNIRKLRSSLNLDQGCEYHVAMDCLSHLESLSLSCVVYGGDRYQLDFQFPLTIKKLTLSYFRLPWSKMVAIGNLPNLEVLKLLDRSFEGELWEMEVEKFPKVKFLKLDYLYIVKWTASSEYEYEDQYYFPRLQKLVLESCDALQEIPSCLGNSSTLEIIEVSKCPNCTSSLEEIQEEQRSNGYTDLKILIS; this is translated from the coding sequence ATGGCCTCCACTAGTGTCACTTGTATTTCTTCCATCCTGGATGATCTGCAAGCGCTGGAGAACGATTGTCAATTTTTTGCAAATGGGCCGCCGAAGTACCTGAAACGCATGCTAAGCTATCTGAGAACATTTCTTCTGTGTGCGAGAAAATACAGCAACCATGATGTGCAATTACCATTTGACAACAAAAAGAACCAGGCAGATAATCATAAAGCAAGCCTAGAAGCTCTGGCAGTTCGGATTCGAGATGCCATTCCCAAGAGGGGAAAAAAGATCCGATGGGATGTGGTCTATGATTTAGAAAAAGACATTAAATCCTtcgaacaagaaatttgcgaaTGGTATGTCTTTTTCTTGGGTTCCTCGTCACAGCAGTCCAGTAATTCGCTCGTTCGACAAGATGACCTTATGGAATTTATGGATTCTCTAGTGAATTATCTTCCAAGGAGTCGGCCGGCATATGAAGTTGGACTAATTAAAGCCCTTGAAGAGAAGCTGGCATTCCTGAAAAACTTCATCCGTTTTGTCACACTGCATGGTGTTGAAAACACAGAATTGAGACCTTTGTTAGTTCACACTGAAGCTGTGGCTGTCAATGCAGCACACCTCTCTTATAAGTGCCAGTTTAAGAAGGGTTTCGGACCGCCCAAGGATATCAAGGAAAGCATTTCGGAACTGCTGCAGAAGATTATTCCTGTTGAACCGCAAGTCCTTGGGACTTGTATCCAGGCCCTGAGTGCTTCGAAATTATCAAGACAATCATACGGAGATACAGATGAGCACATATTGAGTGACTTCCACCATTCTCTCCTGTGTAATCTTTGGGATAAACTAAAGCGTGGTTCTTGTGCTGTGATTTTGCGTCAACTACAAATGTTTTATGAGGGGCTAAATTCCTTGAGAACCATTTTGAAGGAGAAGCCAAAGGAGTTCGATGAGAAAGTAAGAGATCCTACTCGAGTCGTGAATTGTTATGGAGGAGATGTTATTTCCCCACTCTCTCTGAATGCAATCAAAGACGCCATACAAGCCAAGGATATGGATATTGTGTGTTCTGAGTTATTGAAAATAATTAAGCTCATCGATGCAGTAATCACAGAGAAGTGTCCAGAATCATCATCGTTCAATTTTCCTAAGACCAATGGACTGGGCTTTGTTGATTCCCTTCTAGAAAAGATGATGGATGTGACAAGTTCTGAGGCTGGTTCGATTGCTTTGATCGATCATCCAATTCAAAAAGTCCTGGAAGAACTTGATTGTTTACGCTCTTTGCTGAGGAAAATTGTGGAGCTGCACAACGAAGACGAGGACGTCCAGGCAATTTGGAATCGTATTGTTGGGGTGGCATATAGGATAGAGTTTCTTATTGACTCCTTAATAACTGGAAATATCTTAGATTCTTCTTCAATGTCCATTCATTCCATTTTAGAAGAAATGAACATCATTAAAGCTGCGGCCTGGAAGATTTGTGATAGCGAAAGACTTGGTGGAAAAGTTAAGGAAGTAACGAAGAGATTCAATCACATGCCACAAGAAGGAAGTAAGCCAATAGTCAATGATGTGGTGGTGGGATTCGAGGATGAGACGGCATCGATTATCAATCAACTCAGAAATGGATCACTCCAAGTGAAAATTGTTTCCATTGTGGGTATGCCGGGATGCGGTAAGACAACTTTGGCTAGAAAAGTGTACAATGATTCTTCAGTGAAGTCCCATTTTTATGAGCGTGCTTGGTGTACTGTTTCTCAAATATATGACAAGAGAAATCTGTTGCTTCAAATTTTGACTTGTATTGAGTCCAAGCTTCCTGAGTATGTTTTTAAGATGGGTGAAGAAGATCTGGATGATTTTAAGATGGGTGAAGAAGATCTGGCTCTTAAAGTCAAAAGACGTTTGCTGAAAAACAGATATCTCATTGTTTTGGACGATTTATGGGACATTGATGCATGGAACGGATTGGAAGCCTCATTCCCTGATGATGGAAATGGAAGTAGAGTTATCTTGACAAGTCGGCTCCGTGGTGTTGCTCCGCAAGACAAACTCGACCATGAACCATATTCTCTTCGTCAACTCGCTCCTAATGAGAGCTGGGATTTGCTAAAAGGGAAGTTATATCCTGGACAAGATTTGGCTCCTCCAGAACTATGTGAAATTCGACAGCAAGTCGTGGAAATGTGTCAAGGACTACCTCTTACGGTTGTCATTCTTGCCGGAATTCTCTCAAGGCTGGACCGACATGATTGGAAAGAAGCTGTGGAAGGTTTAAGTTCAAGGAATGTTTCTAGTACGGAACAATGCACCGCTACATTAGAGCTGAGTTACAAACATTTACCTGATACTTTGAAGgcatgttttctttattttggagcCTTTCCAGAAGACCATGAACACAATACCAAAAGGTTGATTTCTCTATGGGTCGCTGAAGGATTTGTTCAAAAAACTCAGCTCAAGAGATCAGAGGATGTGGCAAATGATTACCTGATGGAACTTATTAGCAGAAGCTTAGTCACAGTTTCCAAACCAAGATCCATTGATGGGGTCAAAGCCTGTCGCATTCACGATTTGTTATATGAGTTTTGCGTGACAAAAGCCAAAGAAGAAAACTTTTCGCGGCTGGTACGTAGGGATGATAAACTATCTGATATCAATGTGCCATTCTACCTACGCCGCTTATGCATTGATTCTAAGGTGGAGCACTTTGACAACTTGAGGTTATTTTCTCCTGCCATACGCAGTCTATTATTATTCAGTCACGATGAAGACCGTAGAAGTAGTTTTGACCTTCGATTCATTTTTCACATCATCAAACTTGCCAAAGTGTTAGATTTGAGCCAAATTAATCTAGGAAGCACTTTTCCCAGAGAACTAGAACTGCTTGTTCACTTGAGGTACTTGGCAATTCTAGTTAATGGTAGGCCCGTCCCCGCATCAATAAGTTATCTCACAAACTTGGAAACATTGATTTGGCGAAATTCTTCTGATCACGGTTCAATAAACTTGAGAACTTGGATTTGGCGAAATCCTTGTGTTCATGGTTCAGTTTCATTGCCAGATACTATATGGAACCTGAAGAAACTAAGGCATTTAGAACTAATTGATGAGGCCGATAAGAATTACCATGTTAGATTCCCTGACAACAACCTTGATAACTCTTCACAGTTGTGTGACTTAGATATCTTGTCCTGTCTAAGCCTCAATCCTCGGAAGAACATCAACAAGCTGTTGAGAAAGTTTCCAAATATCCGCAAGCTGAGAAGCTCTCTTAATCTCGATCAGGGCTGTGAATATCATGTAGCAATGGATTGTCTAAGTCATTTGGAATCACTCAGTCTGAGTTGCGTTGTTTACGGCGGTGACCGATATCAGTTAGATTTCCAATTTCCTTTGACTATTAAAAAATTGACCCTGTCTTATTTTCGCTTGCCATGGAGCAAAATGGTAGCAATTGGAAATCTACCCAATCTTGAGGTGCTCAAATTACTCGACCGATCATTTGAGGGGGAACTATGGGAAATGGAAGTAGAGAAGTTCCCTAAAGTTAAGTTCCTGAAATTAGATTACCTGTATATTGTGAAGTGGACAGCCTCCTCCGAGTATGAGTACGAGGACCAGTACTATTTTCCTCGTCTCCAGAAGCTAGTGTTGGAAAGCTGTGATGCATTGCAGGAGATCCCTTCTTGTTTGGGAAATAGTTCAACTCTTGAAATAATTGAGGTGTCAAAATGTCCCAACTGTACCAGTTCATTGGAGGAAATTCAGGAAGAGCAAAGAAGCAATGGATATACTGATCTGAAGATCCTTATCTCATAA